A region from the Rhodamnia argentea isolate NSW1041297 chromosome 7, ASM2092103v1, whole genome shotgun sequence genome encodes:
- the LOC115728391 gene encoding uncharacterized protein LOC115728391 has product MHSPPPSSSRKKPKPTEEREDGEEEEESVLVALIEHRTKEVDHLRHRVSYYTSQLREAEKRLHHSKSKLALLRSKDSAASSEAGFTNGTAKAKAERRSISPVGTSSGSKPSAGSSAPPPSSILHQSPSARTVKEEKPRGRPSLHDSEAIQDRGTKRKLEHQEHRELIPLIRSTASPSTIRCHTSSQVPSQHKRKLRSLALSPAKDLLFATSALDGVVNLWQIQANGHSASLLSTSDCASLRERRWPEDVAWHPQGDRLFCAYTADGGDSQISILNLNRTKERARVSFVEAKPHQKGIINSIRFMPWEDNYFVTGGCDHAVILWNEDDDDNDNKWKPKALHRNMHSSAVMGVAGMQQKQVVLSAGADKKIIGFDVQTGRPQFKHQIESKCMSVLPNPCDFNLFMVQTGTPGRQLRLFDVRLRQTELHAFGWKQETSETQSALINQAWSPDGFLVTSGSADPIIHVFDIRYNGCTPSQSIKAHQKRVFTAVWHQYLPLLISISSDLNIGIHKITS; this is encoded by the exons ATGCATTCGCCGCCACCTTCGTCTTCAAGGAAGAAGCCCAAACCAACTGAGGAGAGGGAGGacggggaggaggaggaagagtcCGTATTAGTTGCTCTGATTGAGCATCGCACCAAGGAAGTCGATCACCTCCGTCATCGCGTCTCTTATTACACCtcccag CTCCGAGAGGCAGAGAAGAGGCTCCATCATTCCAAATCTAAATTAGCTCTGCTACGAAGCAAAGACTCGGCGGCGTCTTCTGAAGCTGGCTTCACTAATGGGACTGCAAAAGCTAAGGCGGAGCGCCGATCAATCAGTCCGGTCGGCACAA GCTCTGGATCAAAGCCATCGGCTGGCTCCAGTgcccctcctccttcttcgaTCCTCCATCAATCCCCAAGTGCCAGGACTGTTAAGGAGGAGAAACCTCGTGGACGTCCTTCTCTCCATGATTCCGAGGCTATTCAAGATAGGGGCACCAAAAGAAAGCTTG aacATCAAGAACACAGAGAACTGATCCCGTTGATACGCAGCACAGCCTCTCCATCCACCATTCGGTGCCACACAAGCAGTCAGGTTCCCAGCCAACACAAGAGAAAGCTAAGGAGTCTCGCCTTGAGTCCAGCGAAGGATCTGCTTTTTGCAACCAG TGCTTTGGACGGAGTTGTCAACTTGTGGCAAATTCAGGCTAACGG ACATTCGGCCTCTCTGCTCAGTACTTCTGATTGTGCTTCATTACGGGAGAGGAGATGGCCTGAAGATGTAGCTTGGCATCCTCAGGGAGACAGACTGTTTTGTGCATACACTGCTGATGGTGGGGACTCTCAAATCTCAATCCTAAATCTCAATAGAACAAAAGAG AGAGCTCGTGTATCTTTCGTGGAAGCTAAGCCACACCAGAAGGGAATTATCAATAGCATTCGCTTTATGCCTTGGGAAGATAATTACTTTGTCACTGGTGGCTGTGATCATGCTGTCATACTCTGGAATGAGGACGATGATGACAACGATAACAAGTGGAAACCAAAAGCATTGCATAGGAATATGCATTCCTCTGCTGTAATGGGCGTTGCCGGAATGCAGCAAAAGCAAGTTGTACTATCAGCTGGGGCTGACAAGAAAATTATTGGGTTTGATGTGCAAACTGGGAGGCCGCAATTTAAGCATCAAATAGAAAGCAAGTGCATGAGCGTCCTGCCAAACCCATGTGACTTTAATTTGTTTATGGTTCAAACCGG GACTCCTGGGAGGCAGCTACGGCTGTTTGACGTGAGATTGAGGCAGACTGAGCTGCATGCATTCGGATGGAAGCAAGAGACTAGCGAAACACAATCTGCTTTAATAAATCAAGCTTGGTCTCCTGATGGCTTTCTCGTAACATCTGGCTCTGCTGATCCCATCATACATGTCTTTGACATCAGGTACAATGGATGCACGCCTTCGCAGTCCATCAAAGCTCACCAAAAACGTGTCTTTACTGCTGTGTGGCACCAATATCTTCCTCTTCTCATATCCATCTCTTCTGACTTGAATATTGGTATCCATAAGATCACCTCATGA
- the LOC115728389 gene encoding protein BONZAI 1-like isoform X2, producing MGNCCSDDRGGRAPIGGTPANIGLGNGNDAPNDAVHLFLRSRGYQGLFSQIQLSFSASGLRDRDVLSKSDPMLVAYTRGRDGVLKEVGRTEVVLNSLNPKWINTLNVTFQFEIVQTMLFCLYDVDTQFHQMEVKMLKLEEQQFLGEATCALSEDPFLVISKIVESGMSIPVCKTEVIRNDLKPTWKPVFLNIQQVGSKDSPLVIECFNFNSSGKHDLIGKLQKSLLDLEKLHSSVKGENLVLPTAAGNKVLKSQLFVDTFSESTQHTFLDYLAGGFEVNFMLAVDFTASNGNPRLPDSLHYIDPSGRPNAYQRAILEVGEVLHFYDSDKRFPAWGFGARPIDGPVSHCFNLNGSSTYCEVEGIQGIMMAYASALLNVSLAGPTLFGPVISHAAQIAGQSLANGRHRYSVLLIITDGVVTDLQETKDALVKASDLPLSILIVGVGGADFKEMEILDADKGERLESSNGRVATRDIVQFVPFRDVQSGEISVVQELLAELPTQFLTYMRRRDIKPSY from the exons ATGGGGAATTGCTGCTCTGACGACCGCGGTGGCAGGGCGCCCATCGGCGGCACTCCGGCAAATATTGGCCTCGGCAACGGCAACGACGCCCCCAACGACGCCGTCCACCTCTTCCTCCGTTCTCGCGGCTACCAAGGCCTTTTCTCTCAGATCCAG CTGTCTTTCTCTGCCTCGGGCCTGCGAGATAGGGACGTCCTCTCTAAG AGCGATCCTATGTTGGTTGCCTACACAAGAGGAAGAGATGGAGTACTTAAGGAGGTGGGACGGACAGAGGTCGTGCTCAATTCATTAAATCCCAAGTGGATCAATACCCTTAATGTCACTTTCCAGTTTGAAATTGTGCAGACAATGTT GTTTTGTCTGTATGATGTGGACACTCAGTTTCACCAGATGGAAGTAAAG ATGCTTAAGCTTGAGGAGCAGCAGTTTCTTGGTGAGGCCACCTGTGCTCTTTCTGAG GATCCTTTTCTGGTCATTTCAAAGATTGTGGAGAGTGGGATGTCAATTCCAGTCTGCAAAACGGAGGTCATCAGGAATGATCTGAAACCTACATGGAAGCCAGTATTTTTAAATATCCAACAAGTTGGAAGCAAG GACAGTCCCTTGGTAATAGAATGCTTCAACTTTAATAGCAGCGGAAAACATGATTTGATTGG GAAACTGCAGAAGTCACTATTGGACTTGGAAAAGCTTCATTCAAGCGTGAAGGGAGAAAATTTAGTTTTACCAACTGCTGCTGGAAATAAGGTGCTGAAGAGCCAGCTATTTGTGGATACGTTTTCTGAGAGCACGCAACATACTTTTCTAGATTACTTGGCTGGGGGATTTGAAGTAAACTTCATGTTGGCTGTTGATTTCACAG CTTCAAATGGAAATCCTCGCCTCCCCGATTCCCTGCATTACATTGATCCCTCAGGACGGCCAAATGCATATCAGAGA GCAATCTTAGAGGTTGGAGAAGTATTGCACTTTTACGATTCAGACAAGCGGTTTCCTGCTTGGGGTTTTGGAGCCCGGCCAATTGATGGTCCGGTCTCTCATTGTTTTAACTTGAACGGAAGCAGTACATACTGCGAG GTTGAAGGAATTCAAGGGATCATGATGGCCTATGCAAGTGCACTCCTAAACGTTTCTCTTGCAGGTCCAACTCTTTTTGGACCTGTCATTAGTCATGCGGCACAAATTGCTGGCCAATCTCTTGCAAATGGTCGGCATAGATACTCTGTGCTGTTAATTATCACG GATGGTGTTGTGACGGATCTTCAAGAAACCAAAGATGCCTTGGTGAAAGCATCCGACTTGCCGTTGTCAATCCTCATTGTTGGGGTCGGTGGAGCTGATTTTAAGGAGATGGAG ATTTTAGATGCGGATAAAGGAGAAAGGCTAGAGAGTTCCAATGGACGTGTTGCTACCCGTGACATCGTCCAATTTGTTCCCTTTCGAGATGTACAAA GTGGAGAGATATCTGTGGTTCAAGAACTCCTAGCAGAACTACCCACACAATTTTTAACGTATATGCGGAGAAGAGACATAAAACCAAGCTATTAA
- the LOC115728389 gene encoding protein BONZAI 1-like isoform X1: protein MGNCCSDDRGGRAPIGGTPANIGLGNGNDAPNDAVHLFLRSRGYQGLFSQIQLSFSASGLRDRDVLSKSDPMLVAYTRGRDGVLKEVGRTEVVLNSLNPKWINTLNVTFQFEIVQTMLFCLYDVDTQFHQMEVKMLKLEEQQFLGEATCALSEIITKSNRSLTLDLTYGEEYTGLSRPQNCGRLAVHAEECITSKTTTEMILRCSELEHKNLFSRTDPFLVISKIVESGMSIPVCKTEVIRNDLKPTWKPVFLNIQQVGSKDSPLVIECFNFNSSGKHDLIGKLQKSLLDLEKLHSSVKGENLVLPTAAGNKVLKSQLFVDTFSESTQHTFLDYLAGGFEVNFMLAVDFTASNGNPRLPDSLHYIDPSGRPNAYQRAILEVGEVLHFYDSDKRFPAWGFGARPIDGPVSHCFNLNGSSTYCEVEGIQGIMMAYASALLNVSLAGPTLFGPVISHAAQIAGQSLANGRHRYSVLLIITDGVVTDLQETKDALVKASDLPLSILIVGVGGADFKEMEILDADKGERLESSNGRVATRDIVQFVPFRDVQSGEISVVQELLAELPTQFLTYMRRRDIKPSY from the exons ATGGGGAATTGCTGCTCTGACGACCGCGGTGGCAGGGCGCCCATCGGCGGCACTCCGGCAAATATTGGCCTCGGCAACGGCAACGACGCCCCCAACGACGCCGTCCACCTCTTCCTCCGTTCTCGCGGCTACCAAGGCCTTTTCTCTCAGATCCAG CTGTCTTTCTCTGCCTCGGGCCTGCGAGATAGGGACGTCCTCTCTAAG AGCGATCCTATGTTGGTTGCCTACACAAGAGGAAGAGATGGAGTACTTAAGGAGGTGGGACGGACAGAGGTCGTGCTCAATTCATTAAATCCCAAGTGGATCAATACCCTTAATGTCACTTTCCAGTTTGAAATTGTGCAGACAATGTT GTTTTGTCTGTATGATGTGGACACTCAGTTTCACCAGATGGAAGTAAAG ATGCTTAAGCTTGAGGAGCAGCAGTTTCTTGGTGAGGCCACCTGTGCTCTTTCTGAG ATCATTACCAAATCAAACAGGTCATTGACCTTAGATCTGACATATGGAGAAGAATATACAGGATTAAGTCGTCCTCAAAATTGTGGAAGGCTTGCTGTACATGCTGAAGAATGCATTACCTCTAAGACTACAACTGAGATGATTTTGAGGTGTTCAGAGTTAGAGCATAAGAATCTCTTCTCAAGGACT GATCCTTTTCTGGTCATTTCAAAGATTGTGGAGAGTGGGATGTCAATTCCAGTCTGCAAAACGGAGGTCATCAGGAATGATCTGAAACCTACATGGAAGCCAGTATTTTTAAATATCCAACAAGTTGGAAGCAAG GACAGTCCCTTGGTAATAGAATGCTTCAACTTTAATAGCAGCGGAAAACATGATTTGATTGG GAAACTGCAGAAGTCACTATTGGACTTGGAAAAGCTTCATTCAAGCGTGAAGGGAGAAAATTTAGTTTTACCAACTGCTGCTGGAAATAAGGTGCTGAAGAGCCAGCTATTTGTGGATACGTTTTCTGAGAGCACGCAACATACTTTTCTAGATTACTTGGCTGGGGGATTTGAAGTAAACTTCATGTTGGCTGTTGATTTCACAG CTTCAAATGGAAATCCTCGCCTCCCCGATTCCCTGCATTACATTGATCCCTCAGGACGGCCAAATGCATATCAGAGA GCAATCTTAGAGGTTGGAGAAGTATTGCACTTTTACGATTCAGACAAGCGGTTTCCTGCTTGGGGTTTTGGAGCCCGGCCAATTGATGGTCCGGTCTCTCATTGTTTTAACTTGAACGGAAGCAGTACATACTGCGAG GTTGAAGGAATTCAAGGGATCATGATGGCCTATGCAAGTGCACTCCTAAACGTTTCTCTTGCAGGTCCAACTCTTTTTGGACCTGTCATTAGTCATGCGGCACAAATTGCTGGCCAATCTCTTGCAAATGGTCGGCATAGATACTCTGTGCTGTTAATTATCACG GATGGTGTTGTGACGGATCTTCAAGAAACCAAAGATGCCTTGGTGAAAGCATCCGACTTGCCGTTGTCAATCCTCATTGTTGGGGTCGGTGGAGCTGATTTTAAGGAGATGGAG ATTTTAGATGCGGATAAAGGAGAAAGGCTAGAGAGTTCCAATGGACGTGTTGCTACCCGTGACATCGTCCAATTTGTTCCCTTTCGAGATGTACAAA GTGGAGAGATATCTGTGGTTCAAGAACTCCTAGCAGAACTACCCACACAATTTTTAACGTATATGCGGAGAAGAGACATAAAACCAAGCTATTAA
- the LOC115728389 gene encoding protein BONZAI 2-like isoform X5 codes for MGNCCSDDRGGRAPIGGTPANIGLGNGNDAPNDAVHLFLRSRGYQGLFSQIQLSFSASGLRDRDVLSKSDPMLVAYTRGRDGVLKEVGRTEVVLNSLNPKWINTLNVTFQFEIVQTMLFCLYDVDTQFHQMEVKMLKLEEQQFLGEATCALSEIITKSNRSLTLDLTYGEEYTGLSRPQNCGRLAVHAEECITSKTTTEMILRCSELEHKNLFSRTDPFLVISKIVESGMSIPVCKTEVIRNDLKPTWKPVFLNIQQVGSKDSPLVIECFNFNSSGKHDLIGKLQKSLLDLEKLHSSVKGENLVLPTAAGNKVLKSQLFVDTFSESTQHTFLDYLAGGFEVNFMLAVDFTASNGNPRLPDSLHYIDPSGRPNAYQRAILEVGEVLHFYDSDKRFPAWGFGARPIDGPVSHCFNLNGSSTYCEVEGIQGIMMAYASALLNVSLAGPTLFGPVISHAAQIAGQSLANGRHRYSVLLIITFMETP; via the exons ATGGGGAATTGCTGCTCTGACGACCGCGGTGGCAGGGCGCCCATCGGCGGCACTCCGGCAAATATTGGCCTCGGCAACGGCAACGACGCCCCCAACGACGCCGTCCACCTCTTCCTCCGTTCTCGCGGCTACCAAGGCCTTTTCTCTCAGATCCAG CTGTCTTTCTCTGCCTCGGGCCTGCGAGATAGGGACGTCCTCTCTAAG AGCGATCCTATGTTGGTTGCCTACACAAGAGGAAGAGATGGAGTACTTAAGGAGGTGGGACGGACAGAGGTCGTGCTCAATTCATTAAATCCCAAGTGGATCAATACCCTTAATGTCACTTTCCAGTTTGAAATTGTGCAGACAATGTT GTTTTGTCTGTATGATGTGGACACTCAGTTTCACCAGATGGAAGTAAAG ATGCTTAAGCTTGAGGAGCAGCAGTTTCTTGGTGAGGCCACCTGTGCTCTTTCTGAG ATCATTACCAAATCAAACAGGTCATTGACCTTAGATCTGACATATGGAGAAGAATATACAGGATTAAGTCGTCCTCAAAATTGTGGAAGGCTTGCTGTACATGCTGAAGAATGCATTACCTCTAAGACTACAACTGAGATGATTTTGAGGTGTTCAGAGTTAGAGCATAAGAATCTCTTCTCAAGGACT GATCCTTTTCTGGTCATTTCAAAGATTGTGGAGAGTGGGATGTCAATTCCAGTCTGCAAAACGGAGGTCATCAGGAATGATCTGAAACCTACATGGAAGCCAGTATTTTTAAATATCCAACAAGTTGGAAGCAAG GACAGTCCCTTGGTAATAGAATGCTTCAACTTTAATAGCAGCGGAAAACATGATTTGATTGG GAAACTGCAGAAGTCACTATTGGACTTGGAAAAGCTTCATTCAAGCGTGAAGGGAGAAAATTTAGTTTTACCAACTGCTGCTGGAAATAAGGTGCTGAAGAGCCAGCTATTTGTGGATACGTTTTCTGAGAGCACGCAACATACTTTTCTAGATTACTTGGCTGGGGGATTTGAAGTAAACTTCATGTTGGCTGTTGATTTCACAG CTTCAAATGGAAATCCTCGCCTCCCCGATTCCCTGCATTACATTGATCCCTCAGGACGGCCAAATGCATATCAGAGA GCAATCTTAGAGGTTGGAGAAGTATTGCACTTTTACGATTCAGACAAGCGGTTTCCTGCTTGGGGTTTTGGAGCCCGGCCAATTGATGGTCCGGTCTCTCATTGTTTTAACTTGAACGGAAGCAGTACATACTGCGAG GTTGAAGGAATTCAAGGGATCATGATGGCCTATGCAAGTGCACTCCTAAACGTTTCTCTTGCAGGTCCAACTCTTTTTGGACCTGTCATTAGTCATGCGGCACAAATTGCTGGCCAATCTCTTGCAAATGGTCGGCATAGATACTCTGTGCTGTTAATTATCACG TTCATGGAAACACCTTGA
- the LOC115728389 gene encoding protein BONZAI 2-like isoform X3, translated as MGNCCSDDRGGRAPIGGTPANIGLGNGNDAPNDAVHLFLRSRGYQGLFSQIQLSFSASGLRDRDVLSKSDPMLVAYTRGRDGVLKEVGRTEVVLNSLNPKWINTLNVTFQFEIVQTMLFCLYDVDTQFHQMEVKMLKLEEQQFLGEATCALSEIITKSNRSLTLDLTYGEEYTGLSRPQNCGRLAVHAEECITSKTTTEMILRCSELEHKNLFSRTDPFLVISKIVESGMSIPVCKTEVIRNDLKPTWKPVFLNIQQVGSKDSPLVIECFNFNSSGKHDLIGKLQKSLLDLEKLHSSVKGENLVLPTAAGNKVLKSQLFVDTFSESTQHTFLDYLAGGFEVNFMLAVDFTASNGNPRLPDSLHYIDPSGRPNAYQRAILEVGEVLHFYDSDKRFPAWGFGARPIDGPVSHCFNLNGSSTYCEVEGIQGIMMAYASALLNVSLAGPTLFGPVISHAAQIAGQSLANGRHRYSVLLIITSRANFFIY; from the exons ATGGGGAATTGCTGCTCTGACGACCGCGGTGGCAGGGCGCCCATCGGCGGCACTCCGGCAAATATTGGCCTCGGCAACGGCAACGACGCCCCCAACGACGCCGTCCACCTCTTCCTCCGTTCTCGCGGCTACCAAGGCCTTTTCTCTCAGATCCAG CTGTCTTTCTCTGCCTCGGGCCTGCGAGATAGGGACGTCCTCTCTAAG AGCGATCCTATGTTGGTTGCCTACACAAGAGGAAGAGATGGAGTACTTAAGGAGGTGGGACGGACAGAGGTCGTGCTCAATTCATTAAATCCCAAGTGGATCAATACCCTTAATGTCACTTTCCAGTTTGAAATTGTGCAGACAATGTT GTTTTGTCTGTATGATGTGGACACTCAGTTTCACCAGATGGAAGTAAAG ATGCTTAAGCTTGAGGAGCAGCAGTTTCTTGGTGAGGCCACCTGTGCTCTTTCTGAG ATCATTACCAAATCAAACAGGTCATTGACCTTAGATCTGACATATGGAGAAGAATATACAGGATTAAGTCGTCCTCAAAATTGTGGAAGGCTTGCTGTACATGCTGAAGAATGCATTACCTCTAAGACTACAACTGAGATGATTTTGAGGTGTTCAGAGTTAGAGCATAAGAATCTCTTCTCAAGGACT GATCCTTTTCTGGTCATTTCAAAGATTGTGGAGAGTGGGATGTCAATTCCAGTCTGCAAAACGGAGGTCATCAGGAATGATCTGAAACCTACATGGAAGCCAGTATTTTTAAATATCCAACAAGTTGGAAGCAAG GACAGTCCCTTGGTAATAGAATGCTTCAACTTTAATAGCAGCGGAAAACATGATTTGATTGG GAAACTGCAGAAGTCACTATTGGACTTGGAAAAGCTTCATTCAAGCGTGAAGGGAGAAAATTTAGTTTTACCAACTGCTGCTGGAAATAAGGTGCTGAAGAGCCAGCTATTTGTGGATACGTTTTCTGAGAGCACGCAACATACTTTTCTAGATTACTTGGCTGGGGGATTTGAAGTAAACTTCATGTTGGCTGTTGATTTCACAG CTTCAAATGGAAATCCTCGCCTCCCCGATTCCCTGCATTACATTGATCCCTCAGGACGGCCAAATGCATATCAGAGA GCAATCTTAGAGGTTGGAGAAGTATTGCACTTTTACGATTCAGACAAGCGGTTTCCTGCTTGGGGTTTTGGAGCCCGGCCAATTGATGGTCCGGTCTCTCATTGTTTTAACTTGAACGGAAGCAGTACATACTGCGAG GTTGAAGGAATTCAAGGGATCATGATGGCCTATGCAAGTGCACTCCTAAACGTTTCTCTTGCAGGTCCAACTCTTTTTGGACCTGTCATTAGTCATGCGGCACAAATTGCTGGCCAATCTCTTGCAAATGGTCGGCATAGATACTCTGTGCTGTTAATTATCACG AGTagagcaaatttttttatttattag
- the LOC115728389 gene encoding protein BONZAI 2-like isoform X4, whose product MGNCCSDDRGGRAPIGGTPANIGLGNGNDAPNDAVHLFLRSRGYQGLFSQIQLSFSASGLRDRDVLSKSDPMLVAYTRGRDGVLKEVGRTEVVLNSLNPKWINTLNVTFQFEIVQTMLFCLYDVDTQFHQMEVKMLKLEEQQFLGEATCALSEIITKSNRSLTLDLTYGEEYTGLSRPQNCGRLAVHAEECITSKTTTEMILRCSELEHKNLFSRTDPFLVISKIVESGMSIPVCKTEVIRNDLKPTWKPVFLNIQQVGSKDSPLVIECFNFNSSGKHDLIGKLQKSLLDLEKLHSSVKGENLVLPTAAGNKVLKSQLFVDTFSESTQHTFLDYLAGGFEVNFMLAVDFTASNGNPRLPDSLHYIDPSGRPNAYQRAILEVGEVLHFYDSDKRFPAWGFGARPIDGPVSHCFNLNGSSTYCEVEGIQGIMMAYASALLNVSLAGPTLFGPVISHAAQIAGQSLANGRHRYSVLLIITLPVSLYD is encoded by the exons ATGGGGAATTGCTGCTCTGACGACCGCGGTGGCAGGGCGCCCATCGGCGGCACTCCGGCAAATATTGGCCTCGGCAACGGCAACGACGCCCCCAACGACGCCGTCCACCTCTTCCTCCGTTCTCGCGGCTACCAAGGCCTTTTCTCTCAGATCCAG CTGTCTTTCTCTGCCTCGGGCCTGCGAGATAGGGACGTCCTCTCTAAG AGCGATCCTATGTTGGTTGCCTACACAAGAGGAAGAGATGGAGTACTTAAGGAGGTGGGACGGACAGAGGTCGTGCTCAATTCATTAAATCCCAAGTGGATCAATACCCTTAATGTCACTTTCCAGTTTGAAATTGTGCAGACAATGTT GTTTTGTCTGTATGATGTGGACACTCAGTTTCACCAGATGGAAGTAAAG ATGCTTAAGCTTGAGGAGCAGCAGTTTCTTGGTGAGGCCACCTGTGCTCTTTCTGAG ATCATTACCAAATCAAACAGGTCATTGACCTTAGATCTGACATATGGAGAAGAATATACAGGATTAAGTCGTCCTCAAAATTGTGGAAGGCTTGCTGTACATGCTGAAGAATGCATTACCTCTAAGACTACAACTGAGATGATTTTGAGGTGTTCAGAGTTAGAGCATAAGAATCTCTTCTCAAGGACT GATCCTTTTCTGGTCATTTCAAAGATTGTGGAGAGTGGGATGTCAATTCCAGTCTGCAAAACGGAGGTCATCAGGAATGATCTGAAACCTACATGGAAGCCAGTATTTTTAAATATCCAACAAGTTGGAAGCAAG GACAGTCCCTTGGTAATAGAATGCTTCAACTTTAATAGCAGCGGAAAACATGATTTGATTGG GAAACTGCAGAAGTCACTATTGGACTTGGAAAAGCTTCATTCAAGCGTGAAGGGAGAAAATTTAGTTTTACCAACTGCTGCTGGAAATAAGGTGCTGAAGAGCCAGCTATTTGTGGATACGTTTTCTGAGAGCACGCAACATACTTTTCTAGATTACTTGGCTGGGGGATTTGAAGTAAACTTCATGTTGGCTGTTGATTTCACAG CTTCAAATGGAAATCCTCGCCTCCCCGATTCCCTGCATTACATTGATCCCTCAGGACGGCCAAATGCATATCAGAGA GCAATCTTAGAGGTTGGAGAAGTATTGCACTTTTACGATTCAGACAAGCGGTTTCCTGCTTGGGGTTTTGGAGCCCGGCCAATTGATGGTCCGGTCTCTCATTGTTTTAACTTGAACGGAAGCAGTACATACTGCGAG GTTGAAGGAATTCAAGGGATCATGATGGCCTATGCAAGTGCACTCCTAAACGTTTCTCTTGCAGGTCCAACTCTTTTTGGACCTGTCATTAGTCATGCGGCACAAATTGCTGGCCAATCTCTTGCAAATGGTCGGCATAGATACTCTGTGCTGTTAATTATCACG TTACCTGTGTCACTATATGATTGA